The DNA segment CTTGGGTGTACCGCGTATTCCACAGCACTATCGCGTTCACCACCAGGCCCAGTGCGCCCAACTGGTCTTCCATCCCTTGCCGATACCGCTGCCGCAACTCCCCTTTCTGTCCGTGGAACACGGCCCGTGCCACGCTGTGGCGCTGTTCACCCCGGTTGAGTTGCCGCAGAATTCGCTGGCGGTACACCTCGTCGCCCACATAAGTCAACAGATACAGAGTTTTCTCGATACGACCCAGTTCAGCAACCGCCCGGCCCAGACTCGACAGGCTGCCCCCTCGCTGCAAGGTCCGCATCACGCTCGTCGCGCCGACCTTACCCAGTTTGAGTGACCCGGCCAGCCGGAGCATGTCCTCCCAGTGAGCGGCGATCAGCCGCTCATTCAGGGTGTGACGGCTGAGGTCGTTCAGTGCGCCGTAATCCGCTTCCTTATCCAGTCGCCAGAAGCGCTGGTCAGGCAAATCGGCCAGTCTGGGACTGAACTTGTAGCCCAGCAAGGCAAACAGACCGAACACCACATCGCTGTAGCCGTGGGTGTCAGCCATGATTTCGCGGGGGTCGAGGCGGGTCTGCTGTTCCAGCAGGCCCGCGAGGATATACAGACTATCCCGTAGTGTTCCTGGAACCACGATGCCGTGAAATCCGGTGAACTGGTCACTGGTGAAGTTGTAGTAGGCCTGACGCGAGAAGTGGAACAAGAACTGACGCTAAGGGTCTTTGAAAAGGGGTTTAAGCTCGACCTAGACGTGCAATTCCCTATTGCCACATCTCTAAATAAAGCAATACATTTTCGCAACAGGAAAACACCGTATTCATCGGCAGCGAAAAACCTGTGCTTAAACGGAAGTCTCTGCAACGGGAAATTTTATGCAGACAGCGTGGATATCGACCTAGCCGTGATTTAACCAGCCTTCTTTGCCGCTTAGCGTTAGTTTCTGTTCCACTTCTCGCGTGACCCCTAGTACAGGTACGGGTTAGGCACCGAGATAGGAGCGGTACACAATCACGCTCACTGTCACCTCCAATTCTCAGACGACCATATTGACAGCGAGCGGGTAGGTATGCAGTAGTAATCCCAGAGCGATATTACGCTAATGGCATAATAACATGTGTCTATTTGTCTGGCTTGAATCGCTCAAGGGAGTACGTCATGAACGAAAAATACGCTGGAAGTATTGGAGATGTAAAAAAAGTATGGCGCAGACGCGAGAATCTCAGAATTAGGGGTGTCCTTCACGAGGGCAAAAAACGTGACGAACAGTTCAGCAAGGCCCCTGTACCACGCGAGCGTAAGTACGTTCTCTCCCCCAAAGAGGCAGAGAAATACCCGCACGTCGCTGCCTACCTTGTAAAGAGCGGCGGCTACCTCCCGCCGACGCATAGAGGTCATAAAGCAGTTCTGAAGCTGCTCAGAGCAATGTCGAGCGAATTTGGGACGCTGGTGTTTTTGCGTAAAGATATGCCGCAACTTGACGCTTTCCCGCGTAAAAGTCCCATCTTGGGCCAGCACGCTCGGGAGGAAAGTAAAGCGTTCTTGGGAACCATCCTTTCTACAGCCGACCTGGACGCTGTCCCTTACCGCGCATCTCTCCAATGGGGCGAAGTGACGGAACACCTGCATACACATTTTGTTCTTCCCCTCTGTTTCGTTGAAGCGACCCTCGCTCAACGTATCCATGCTGCTCCCCATGGCATCGGCGGAGGCTGCCTTATTGACGACACCTTCCACGGCGTCGTCGTCAGCCCTGGCGATTTACATCTGCTTCGCCTCAGCCGCTACCTGACCAGCGACCCTGACAGCCGTTTACGCAACCGGGAAGGAGAAAATTACCTTGAGGCCTTGGAGGAAGACCTCGCACGCAAAGCCACATCGAGTGAAAGAGCGGCTCGCCTTGGCTGGGGCAGGCAGGTGATGGCGGCAAAAAAAGCAGCCGAAAAAGCTAAGAGGCGTACTGCCAGGCAGGGTACGCTGTACGCATAATCTAAGAGGCTAACTTTTCTCGCTCTTTATTTATCAGCACCCCAGTCAAGCTGGGAAACACGCGCTCTTCCCCTCACCTTCAACACCACCGCCGTCCTGGGGCGCGGCAGGCTCACGGCAGCGGAGAACCACGGACGCACCGTGAGCCTTGCCATTGCCCAGTGGCTCAGTCAGTCTCCCACCCGGCAGGGCAACAGCCTCACTGGGGCGAACTGCGCCTTGCCGGGCACCTTGACGGCCACCGGGCTGAGCAGCGGCCACCAATCCGGGGCGCTCGGCTGGGGTGCGCCCAAAGGCAACGTCAGCTGCACCATCCAGGGCAGCGGGCGACACCTCCGTGTCCGCACCAGCACGGACGGGGTGACGTTCGTGGACGGAGAGCGGCAGTGAAGCGTGAGGGCTACACCCTCATGGAGATGCTGGTCGTCCTGGCGATTCTGGGCCTCATCCTGACGCTGGTCGTCCCCAGGTTTGCCCAGACCCGGCCAGATGCGAGCGCGACGGCCCTCAGTCTGAGCAGCTACCTCAACAGCGCCTCATCCTACGCAGGCAGCCACGAGCAGCACCTGTGTCTGACCCTGGCAGGAGACAGGATTCGTGGCCCCTGGGAGCATGAATTCATCGTCCCGCAGGGGTTGAGCGTTTCGTTTCCCTCCTTCTGTTATGACCAAAAAGGAAGGGTTCCGAGTCAACAAGTGATTCGGATTACCGATGCCGAGGACAGTTCAAATGCCGCCCGTGTCGTTGTCGGCGCGGGGTACGGCAATGCGAGGCCCGAATGAAAAGCAGCCGTGAAGGATTCAGTCTGGTCGAAGTGCTCATCGCCGTGACGCTGATTGCCCTGGTGCTGGGCAGTGTCGTGGCAAGCAATGTCCGGCTGGCCGAGATGAACAGCCGGGCCGAAGTGCAGACCGCGCAAGCAAGCGCGGCTGAAGGCATCGCGCAGCTGTACGTGGGCGACGTGCCCGCAGACGGTGAAGTGCGTTCAGGCCGCGTGAGTACCGCGCTGCCGCTGCGGGCCATGCCCGAAGAGGACAAGGCCATCTGGAACGTTCTTGAGTACCGGCTTCAAAGAAGCGGCAACACCCTGACCATCGAAATCTCAAGAAGTGACGTCTCCCCTGACCCCAACCCCTTACGCATCGAGGTGGGCCTATGAAAAAACACGGTTTTACACTGATAGAAATCCTGATTGGCCTGGCGCTAATGACATTGGTGTTTGCCACCGTCACGGTGCTCATCACCCGCAGCGCCCAGGCCGGACGGCAAAGCAGCGTTCAGGCCGCCGCCAACACCAGCGTCACCAAGCTCGGTGAGCAGCTCGGGCGCGACCTGAGCAGTGGGCAGGTGATTCTTCAGGCCGCTGGACAGCGCCGACTCGACCTGCTGCGGCTGGGAGCGCGCACGCCGCTGACCCTGGCGGAAGGCGCGTCCCGCAAGAACACCAGCCGCCTGACCGTCAAGGGCAACCCACTCGCGGCCCTGAGCGGCAAGCCCGTGGTGGTGGTGAGCAGCACCGGGGACTATCTCCTGACCCGCGTCGCTCAGGTCACGCCTGCCGGGGCCAACTCGGAGGTGGTGTTTTCCTGTCTGGTGAGCTTGCCGGGGAACCTCAGCGTGTATCCCTTCACGGCGCTGAGCCTGGAAGAAACGGCGTCGGGCCTGCGGCGCACCGAGGAAGGCGCGGCGCAGATTGTGGGCAGCAATGTCCAGAAGGTGCGCTTCGAGCCGGTCTACGGCACGGTCACGGGCGTCTTTTATCCCACGCCGATGAACCCGGTCAGCCACCACGCCGGGGAGCGCCTGAGCGCCGTGAACTACGCGCTGACCTCGGGCGGCGAGCACCCCATCACCTCGGCAGGCACGGCCCGGCTCAGTCTGGTGGGCCTCCGGGAGCGGGGCTGCAACGAGAACCCGGCAGCGCCCGCGAACAACCTCGGCAAGCTCCAGGTCAACGTGCTGTATAAGGGCGGAACGACCGGGCCAGCGGGTGTGACCCCCGGCGTGGGTGTGAGTGGCCCCAGCACGTCGAGCAACATCAACACCTGGACCCGGCAGACCTTCGAGAACCTCGACGCCGGGACGTACTCGGTCTCCGCCCCCAGCCTCACCAGCGGCGAACGGATATACGACGCCACCGTGACGGGCAACCCGGCGACGGTCGGCAACGGCAAACAGGGCACGGTGAACGTGAACTATCTGGTCCGCAAGGGCAAAATCACCCTCGACATCTCCGGCCTGCCCAGTCCGCCCCCGGCGAGTGGCGCGGTGCGCTTTTCTGGCCCCGAGAACCTGAGTGTTCCGGCCCAGAACGGCACGCCCCAGGTGGAACTCACCCCCGGCGATTACGCGGTCACGGCGGACCCGATTGGCGAGTACGAGCCGGAAATCAGCACTCCCAACCTGCACGTCACCAGCTCGACGAACGACACCATCACCGTGACCTACGGGATTCCCAAAGGCAGCGTCAACCTGCAAATCACGGGCCTGCCGACCCCTCCCCCGGCGACAGGCTACGTGCAGGTCACGGGGCCGGAAAGCAAGACCATCGCCGCCCAGAGCGGCACGACCAGCCTGACGCTGAAACGGGGCGAGTACACCGTCACGGCGGACCAGGTGGGCGAGTACGAACCAAGCATCAGCAGCAGCACCGTGACGGTGGGCAAGAACACCTCCACGACGGTGACGGTAAGCTACGCGATTCCGAGCGGCCCCCTGGCCTTGACGGTGCAGGGCCTGCCTGCGGGGAACAGCGCGGCGCTTTCGGTCAGTGGCCCGGTGAGCCAGACAGTGACGGTGGCGAGCGGCACGACGCAGACGGTGAACTTGCAGCAGGGCAATTACACGATTACGGCCCCTGAAGTGACGGTGGGGGGCACGAAGTACCTGCCCAGCCCGGCCAGCGGCACGGTGAGCCTCGGGAAAGGCGGGGCGGGGCACACGGTGACGTATGCGGCGGATGCGGGGAACACGGGGAACGGGCCTGGAGGTAACGGCGGAAACATGGGCAACCCCCCGACTACCACTCTCAAAAAAGGCGAAGCCATGCTGACCGTCAACTATGACAGTCAGAGCCTGGATGCACTTGAGAGATTTTGGAGCCTCAATGCCAGGGGACAGGCGTTGTGGGATTATTCCCAGGTGGAAAGTCCACGTCCGCTCTCCACAACACCGGGCATCCCCGCCTACGGCAGTTTCAGCATTCTTGTTCGCTCCGAAACACCCTATGCCTTGGGGGTGCCATCAACGGTCTCGACAGAGAGATGCAAACAACCCGATGAGGGGTCGAATGGTGAAGTCGTCTGCACCCGACTGGGCCAGGACTTTAGCCCTCAGCTGTCTTATGGTTCAGGCTTTCTCTCCATGACGGTAAGCCCCGAGAAATACCAGGGCTTTACGAAAGAAACCCTGGAAGCACTCGCAGGGGGTTCCTTATTCATGCTCAAAGACCAGTCTGTAGGAGTCATCAATCTGACCTTTAACGGTTTCGGGTCAACAGGAGGCGGTGCTCAGTGCGCCCCCGATGAAGTCTGGGACACCTTCAACAAAACATGCACGAAACGGTGGTTCTGAACCAAATTACTTTAAAAAACAAGCAAAAGAGGCGAAAAGCCTCTTTTGCTTGTTTGGGCGATAAGCTTCAAATCTTACAGAAACGGGTCTGGGTGGAATGCCCCGGTTTTCAAACCGGGGATGCAGAACCCAGCCGCCCCGCAAGGGGCGGAGTGCTGATGCTTATGTCTAGAGCTAAAGCCTTGCAGCGTGGTATGCTGGAACAGCAAAGGCCCAGCGGTGCTACCAACACCCTGAGCCGTGGCGACCACCCGATAGGAGGTGACGCAAATCCAGACTACCACGCACTTAAAGACGTTTCGCTATCGTCTGCGCCCCACGAAGGCTCAGGAAGTCGCCCTGCTGGAGCAACTGAGGCTCTGCCGAGGGTTGTACAACGCCGCCTTGCAGGAACGCCGGGATGCCTACCGCAAAGCCGGGAAGACCGTCACGGGGTACGACCAGATGAAATACCTGACGGAAATCAAGGCCGCGCTGCCGGAATACGCGGGCATCTATTCGCAGGTGCTTCAAGACGTTCTCAAGCGACTGGAGAAGGCATTCAAGGCGTTCTTTCGCAGAGTCAAGGCAGGCCAGACACCGGGCTATCCACGCTTCAAAGGCGCGGGTTGGTACGACTCCATCTGCTATCCGCAATCCGGGTTCAGCGTGTCCGACAAGACCGCGTTCTTCTCAAAAATCGGGAACATCCGAATCCGGCTGCACCGTCCTTTGGAAGGCAAACTCAAGACGGCCACCATCCGCCGGGAATGCGGGGAGTGGTACGTCAGCTACGTGTGCGAGGTGGAAGCTGCCCCGCTGCCCGCTACGAGCAGTCAGGTGGGCGTGGACGTGGGCACCACATGGTTCTGCATCACCTCCGATGGCGAGTTCGTGGAGAATCCCCGGCACTTTCAGCGGGGTATGAAGCGGCTCCGGGTGGCGCAGCGCACACTCAGCCGCAGGAAACGCGGTTCCAATCGCCGGAAGAAGGCCAAAGCTGCTGTCGCCAAGTTGCATCGCAAAGTGGCCCGGCAACGGCTGGACTTCCACCACAAGACGGCTGCCAAGCTCATCCGAGAGAACGACTTGGTAGCGCACGAAGCCCTCAACGTGTTGGGGATGGGCAAGGGCAACCTCGCCCGGTCAATCCACGATGTCGGGTGGGGCCAGTTCTTCTCTCTCCTGTCCCTCAAGGCTGCAAGTGCCGGACGGACAGTTATCGCCGTAGACCCCCGCTACACCTCGCAGACGTGCCACGAGTGCGGTCACGCCTGCCGAGAGAACCGGATAGGGCAGGCGAAGTTCAGGTGCGTAAACTGTGGTCATACGGCGAATGCCGACCACAACGCGGCCAAGAACATCCTGGCAAGGGCCTTGCCATCAGTCCAGAACGTAGAAGTCATGCGTGGACTGAGAAGCCCCGGACTTCAGTCCGGGGAGTAGGTCACTTACCAACAACCAATGTCCACAAATCCTGATTGGTAGACAAGACGCCTTTCTGGTGACCAGCTCCAAATTGCCGAATAGTGGAATCCATCAGGGCCGTGCAGTGAGCGGAACTGTGCATCCACCAGTTCACCATTGCAAAGGCGGTAGGGCTGTTCGTACCAACGCCAGCCAACTCCCCGCCCGCATAGGTGTCATTTTCCCCCACGTAATTCTTGTCCAGTCCAGCCAGCTCCCGGTACGCCCGCACCACCCGGTCACGCGGGGTAGCGCCATAGAAGAACGGACTGCCCGTCTGGGACTCACTGTGGCCTTCGTAGCCCACATTGCTCATGTACGCCGCGTGCTTCCTGGCCGCGAACGCGAACAGGCCGTTGTAGGTCAGCGCGGGCCGGGGCGAGAAGCCGCCGTCCACGCACGTCCCTGCGGTGGCCGGAGTGCCGTTCAGCGTGCCTTTGGTGCGGACTTCGTTGACCAGATTCAGCACCTCGACTTCCTGGGCCGAGGGGCTGACGTAGACGGTGCCTTCCTTGGTGCCGTCGCCACTGCCCACAGGCGCACCTGCACCGGGGAGAAAGACGGGCTTGGGTTGGGGTTGCGGCTGCGGCTGAGGCTGCTCGGCGGACGTGACCGTGACCACCGTGACCGCCGTTTGGGTCTGGCCGTCGCTGCCCCGCGCGGTGACGGTAACGGCGTAGCTGCCGGTGGCGGTGGGGGTCAGGAGGAAGCTGTCGCCGTTGCGGGTGAGGTTCAGGCCGGGAGCCGAAGCGTCGAGCGACACGGAACCGCTGTAGTTGCTCAGCGACACCTGGGGGGTCAGCGTGACCGCCTGACCCAGTGGCACACTGAGGCTGGCCGGAACGCTCAGGGTAAAGCTGCCGATGGGGGTCACGACGCCGCCGCCGTCGCCGGGGTTGGGATTGGGTGTGGTGATGTCGGTGCAGCCCGTGAGAAGGAGGGTCAGGGTGAGCAGAGGAAATGCGTATTTCATGGCTACTCCAAGTTTAGGCGACGTCATCTGACTTTCTGACAGGGCTTTCCTGGAGGGGACTAAAGCCGTCGTCATTCCAGCGACCGTCCCCGCACTTCGTGCGGGAAAGCGGAGGTATGCCATATAAGGTATTTGATTCGCCGGGTATCCTCCGCGATGCCCAGAGCCACTTTCCCTACGCCGACGAGGTCGTTGCCGAGCACAAACCTGGCAGTATCGGGCATACCGCCCTGATGCAGGTCCTGCGGTCTCCCGAGCAGGCCGCCACCTTTTCTGCTTACGCCTGGGCGTACCGCGACGCGGCGACCCCGTTCCAGGAGCGCGAGTACCTCGGCGGGATGCAGGCCGTTTGCCTGATGCTGACGCTTAACTGGCATTTCCCGGTGTCCAGGCCGCGCCTTACTCGGCGGGCGATGCAAGCCCTTTATGAGGCGGCCACGGGCATCGAGACTCAGCTGCCTGAACCCGACCAGGTCATGGAGGAGCCGGGAAAAACGCTTTTGTTCTGAGAGCGAAGGCCGTTCGGGAGACCTGCCTGCCCCAGTGAGGCGGGTCTCTTTTTCAGCGTGAACAATGACCCACATAGGACCTGTCATCGCTCCTGGCCTGATACTGAGAGAACGGCACGTCGCGCTGCCACCTCAGCAATTTCACTCACGCAGGCATCAACGTCTTCCAGAATGCGCTGGTTCGAAAAACGTAGAACGTGCCAGCCCAGGCCACTCAGGCAAGCGTCCTTCTTGGCGTCAA comes from the Deinococcus wulumuqiensis R12 genome and includes:
- a CDS encoding pilus assembly FimT family protein, whose amino-acid sequence is MKREGYTLMEMLVVLAILGLILTLVVPRFAQTRPDASATALSLSSYLNSASSYAGSHEQHLCLTLAGDRIRGPWEHEFIVPQGLSVSFPSFCYDQKGRVPSQQVIRITDAEDSSNAARVVVGAGYGNARPE
- a CDS encoding type II secretion system protein, translated to MKSSREGFSLVEVLIAVTLIALVLGSVVASNVRLAEMNSRAEVQTAQASAAEGIAQLYVGDVPADGEVRSGRVSTALPLRAMPEEDKAIWNVLEYRLQRSGNTLTIEISRSDVSPDPNPLRIEVGL
- a CDS encoding prepilin-type N-terminal cleavage/methylation domain-containing protein, producing the protein MKKHGFTLIEILIGLALMTLVFATVTVLITRSAQAGRQSSVQAAANTSVTKLGEQLGRDLSSGQVILQAAGQRRLDLLRLGARTPLTLAEGASRKNTSRLTVKGNPLAALSGKPVVVVSSTGDYLLTRVAQVTPAGANSEVVFSCLVSLPGNLSVYPFTALSLEETASGLRRTEEGAAQIVGSNVQKVRFEPVYGTVTGVFYPTPMNPVSHHAGERLSAVNYALTSGGEHPITSAGTARLSLVGLRERGCNENPAAPANNLGKLQVNVLYKGGTTGPAGVTPGVGVSGPSTSSNINTWTRQTFENLDAGTYSVSAPSLTSGERIYDATVTGNPATVGNGKQGTVNVNYLVRKGKITLDISGLPSPPPASGAVRFSGPENLSVPAQNGTPQVELTPGDYAVTADPIGEYEPEISTPNLHVTSSTNDTITVTYGIPKGSVNLQITGLPTPPPATGYVQVTGPESKTIAAQSGTTSLTLKRGEYTVTADQVGEYEPSISSSTVTVGKNTSTTVTVSYAIPSGPLALTVQGLPAGNSAALSVSGPVSQTVTVASGTTQTVNLQQGNYTITAPEVTVGGTKYLPSPASGTVSLGKGGAGHTVTYAADAGNTGNGPGGNGGNMGNPPTTTLKKGEAMLTVNYDSQSLDALERFWSLNARGQALWDYSQVESPRPLSTTPGIPAYGSFSILVRSETPYALGVPSTVSTERCKQPDEGSNGEVVCTRLGQDFSPQLSYGSGFLSMTVSPEKYQGFTKETLEALAGGSLFMLKDQSVGVINLTFNGFGSTGGGAQCAPDEVWDTFNKTCTKRWF
- a CDS encoding RNA-guided endonuclease InsQ/TnpB family protein, producing MQTTTHLKTFRYRLRPTKAQEVALLEQLRLCRGLYNAALQERRDAYRKAGKTVTGYDQMKYLTEIKAALPEYAGIYSQVLQDVLKRLEKAFKAFFRRVKAGQTPGYPRFKGAGWYDSICYPQSGFSVSDKTAFFSKIGNIRIRLHRPLEGKLKTATIRRECGEWYVSYVCEVEAAPLPATSSQVGVDVGTTWFCITSDGEFVENPRHFQRGMKRLRVAQRTLSRRKRGSNRRKKAKAAVAKLHRKVARQRLDFHHKTAAKLIRENDLVAHEALNVLGMGKGNLARSIHDVGWGQFFSLLSLKAASAGRTVIAVDPRYTSQTCHECGHACRENRIGQAKFRCVNCGHTANADHNAAKNILARALPSVQNVEVMRGLRSPGLQSGE
- a CDS encoding CAP domain-containing protein, coding for MKYAFPLLTLTLLLTGCTDITTPNPNPGDGGGVVTPIGSFTLSVPASLSVPLGQAVTLTPQVSLSNYSGSVSLDASAPGLNLTRNGDSFLLTPTATGSYAVTVTARGSDGQTQTAVTVVTVTSAEQPQPQPQPQPKPVFLPGAGAPVGSGDGTKEGTVYVSPSAQEVEVLNLVNEVRTKGTLNGTPATAGTCVDGGFSPRPALTYNGLFAFAARKHAAYMSNVGYEGHSESQTGSPFFYGATPRDRVVRAYRELAGLDKNYVGENDTYAGGELAGVGTNSPTAFAMVNWWMHSSAHCTALMDSTIRQFGAGHQKGVLSTNQDLWTLVVGK